One part of the Mesorhizobium sp. M4B.F.Ca.ET.058.02.1.1 genome encodes these proteins:
- the secY gene encoding preprotein translocase subunit SecY: protein MASAAEQLASNLNFSAFAKAEDLKKRIWFTVGALLVYRLGTYIPLPGINPDAFAQAFSSQSKGVLGMFNMFAGGAVQRMAIFALGIMPYISASIIMQLMTSVIPSLEALKKEGEQGRKIINQYTRYGTVLLALVQAYGISVGLEGGNGIVNDPGMFFRISTVVTLVGGTMFLMWLGEQITARGIGNGISLIIFSGIVAGLPRAISGTLELGRTGALSTGLILAIIVLAIVVIALIVFFERAQRRLLIQYPKRQVGNRMFQGDTSHLPLKLNTSGVIPPIFASSLLLLPATIAGFSQTANMPAWASTILASLGHGQPLYMAFYAAMIVFFAFFYTAIVFNPKDTADQLKKHSGFIPGYRPGERTADYIDYVLTRITVIGAIYLVLVCLLPEFLISATGVPFYLGGTSLLIVVSVTLDTVAQIQGHLIAHQYEGLIKKSKLRGGKRTR, encoded by the coding sequence ATGGCTTCGGCTGCTGAACAACTAGCCTCGAATCTGAATTTTTCGGCCTTCGCCAAGGCCGAGGACCTGAAGAAACGCATCTGGTTCACCGTCGGCGCGCTGCTCGTCTACCGGCTCGGCACCTATATCCCGCTGCCCGGCATCAATCCCGACGCGTTCGCCCAGGCTTTCTCCTCGCAGAGCAAGGGCGTGCTCGGCATGTTCAACATGTTTGCCGGCGGCGCGGTGCAGCGCATGGCGATCTTCGCGCTGGGCATCATGCCCTACATCTCCGCCTCCATCATCATGCAGCTGATGACCTCGGTCATTCCGTCGCTGGAAGCGCTGAAGAAGGAAGGCGAGCAGGGCCGCAAGATCATCAACCAGTACACGCGCTACGGCACCGTGCTCCTGGCCCTGGTGCAGGCCTACGGCATCTCCGTCGGACTGGAGGGCGGCAACGGCATTGTCAACGATCCCGGCATGTTCTTCCGAATCTCCACCGTCGTCACGCTGGTCGGCGGCACGATGTTCCTGATGTGGCTCGGTGAGCAGATCACCGCGCGCGGCATCGGCAACGGCATTTCGCTGATCATCTTCTCCGGCATCGTCGCCGGCCTGCCGCGTGCCATCTCCGGCACGCTGGAGCTCGGCCGCACCGGCGCCCTGTCGACCGGGCTGATCCTGGCGATCATCGTGCTCGCCATCGTCGTCATTGCGCTTATCGTGTTCTTCGAGCGCGCGCAGCGCCGCCTGCTGATCCAGTACCCGAAGCGCCAGGTCGGCAACCGGATGTTCCAGGGCGACACCTCGCATTTGCCGCTGAAGCTCAACACCTCGGGCGTCATCCCGCCGATCTTCGCGTCCTCGCTGCTTCTGCTGCCGGCAACGATCGCCGGCTTTTCGCAGACGGCCAACATGCCGGCATGGGCAAGCACAATCCTTGCCTCGCTGGGCCATGGACAACCGCTCTACATGGCATTCTACGCGGCGATGATTGTGTTCTTCGCCTTCTTCTACACCGCGATCGTTTTCAACCCGAAGGACACCGCCGACCAGCTCAAGAAGCATTCCGGCTTCATTCCAGGCTACCGCCCGGGCGAGCGCACCGCCGATTACATCGACTATGTTCTCACGCGCATCACCGTCATCGGCGCCATCTACCTGGTGCTGGTGTGCCTGCTGCCCGAATTCCTAATTTCAGCGACTGGCGTACCATTCTACCTTGGTGGCACATCGCTTCTGATCGTGGTCAGTGTAACGCTCGATACGGTGGCGCAGATTCAGGGTCACCTGATCGCGCACCAGTATGAGGGCCTGATCAAGAAGTCGAAGTTGCGCGGGGGGAAGAGGACCAGATGA
- a CDS encoding adenylate kinase, producing the protein MRLILLGPPGAGKGTQAQRLVEKFRIPQLSTGDMLRAAVQAGTEVGKRAKAVMDAGELVSDAIVNAIVAERIDQADCANGFILDGYPRTLVQADAVESMLADRGLHLDAVIELVVDDKALVGRIVKRAEDAKAAGQPVRKDDNPAVFEERLREYYKKTAPLIGYYYAKGRLKSVDGMADIDTVTREIEAVLKSVTQAAA; encoded by the coding sequence ATGAGGCTGATATTGCTTGGACCGCCGGGGGCGGGCAAGGGGACGCAAGCGCAAAGACTGGTAGAGAAGTTCCGCATACCCCAGCTCTCGACCGGTGACATGCTGCGTGCCGCTGTGCAGGCCGGTACCGAGGTCGGCAAGCGGGCCAAGGCGGTGATGGATGCCGGCGAGCTGGTTTCCGATGCCATCGTCAATGCCATCGTGGCCGAGCGCATCGACCAAGCTGATTGCGCAAATGGCTTCATCCTCGACGGCTATCCACGCACCCTGGTGCAGGCCGATGCGGTCGAATCGATGCTCGCGGATCGTGGCCTCCATCTCGACGCCGTGATCGAGCTCGTCGTCGATGACAAGGCGCTGGTTGGGCGAATCGTCAAGCGCGCCGAGGATGCCAAGGCCGCCGGCCAGCCGGTGCGCAAGGATGACAATCCAGCCGTGTTCGAGGAGCGCTTGCGGGAGTACTACAAGAAGACCGCTCCACTCATTGGCTACTACTACGCCAAGGGCAGGCTGAAGAGCGTCGACGGCATGGCCGACATAGACACCGTCACGAGAGAGATCGAAGCGGTGCTCAAATCCGTCACGCAGGCGGCGGCATAG
- the rpsM gene encoding 30S ribosomal protein S13 has protein sequence MARIAGVNIPTNKRVVIALQYIHGIGKKFAQEIVDKVGIPAERRVNQLTDAEVLQIRETIDRDYQVEGDLRREVSMNIKRLMDLGCYRGLRHRRSLPVRGQRTHTNARTRKGPAKSIAGKKK, from the coding sequence ATGGCTCGTATAGCCGGCGTCAACATTCCGACCAACAAGCGCGTCGTCATCGCGCTTCAGTACATTCACGGCATTGGCAAGAAGTTCGCCCAGGAGATCGTCGACAAGGTCGGCATCCCGGCCGAGCGCCGGGTCAACCAACTGACCGACGCGGAAGTGCTGCAGATCCGCGAGACGATCGACCGCGACTACCAGGTCGAAGGCGACCTGCGCCGCGAAGTGTCGATGAACATCAAGCGGCTCATGGACCTCGGCTGCTACCGCGGCCTGCGTCACCGCCGCTCGCTGCCGGTCCGCGGCCAGCGCACGCATACCAACGCACGTACCCGCAAGGGCCCGGCCAAGTCGATCGCCGGCAAGAAAAAGTAA
- the rpsK gene encoding 30S ribosomal protein S11, which yields MAKEAARVRRRERKNISSGVAHVNSTFNNTMITITDAQGNSIAWSSAGAQGFKGSRKSTPFAAQMAAEDVAKKAQEHGMRMLEVEVCGPGSGRESALRALQAAGFTITSIRDVTPIPHNGCRPRKKRRV from the coding sequence ATGGCCAAGGAAGCCGCTCGTGTTCGCCGTCGCGAACGCAAGAACATCTCGTCGGGCGTTGCCCACGTCAATTCGACCTTCAACAACACGATGATCACCATCACCGACGCGCAGGGCAATTCTATCGCCTGGTCGTCGGCCGGCGCCCAGGGCTTCAAGGGTTCGCGTAAGTCGACCCCGTTCGCCGCCCAGATGGCCGCCGAGGATGTCGCCAAGAAGGCGCAGGAACACGGCATGCGCATGCTCGAGGTCGAGGTCTGCGGACCTGGCTCCGGTCGTGAATCGGCGCTGCGCGCGCTGCAGGCCGCCGGCTTCACCATCACCTCGATCCGTGATGTGACGCCGATCCCGCACAATGGCTGCCGCCCGCGCAAGAAGCGCCGCGTCTAA
- a CDS encoding DNA-directed RNA polymerase subunit alpha, with the protein MIQKNWQELIKPNKIEFSSKKKTLTTLVAEPLERGFGLTLGNALRRVLLSSLRGAAVTAVQIDGVLHEFSSIAGVREDVTDIVLNIKEIAIRMEGDGPKRMVVRKQGPGAVLAGDIQTVGDVEILNPDHVICTLDEGAEIRMEFTVDTGKGYVPAERNRAEDAPIGLIPVDSLYSPVKKVSYKVENTREGQVLDYDKLTMTIETDGSISGEDAVAFAARILQDQLGLFVNFDEPQKEVAAEAVTELAFNPALLKKVDELELSVRSANCLKNDNIVYIGDLIQKTEAEMLRTPNFGRKSLNEIKEVLAAMGLHLGMEVPDWPPENIEDLAKRYEDQY; encoded by the coding sequence ATGATCCAGAAAAACTGGCAGGAACTGATCAAGCCGAACAAGATCGAGTTCTCGTCGAAGAAGAAGACGCTGACCACGCTGGTGGCCGAGCCGCTCGAGCGCGGCTTCGGCCTCACGCTGGGCAACGCGCTGCGGCGCGTGCTTCTGTCTTCGCTGCGTGGCGCGGCCGTCACCGCCGTGCAAATCGACGGCGTCCTGCATGAATTCTCATCCATCGCCGGCGTGCGTGAGGACGTGACCGATATCGTGCTGAACATCAAGGAAATCGCCATCCGCATGGAAGGCGACGGCCCGAAGCGCATGGTCGTTCGCAAGCAGGGCCCGGGCGCCGTGCTGGCCGGCGACATCCAGACGGTCGGCGACGTCGAGATCCTCAACCCCGACCACGTCATCTGCACGCTGGACGAGGGTGCGGAGATCCGCATGGAGTTCACCGTCGACACCGGCAAGGGCTACGTGCCGGCCGAGCGCAACCGCGCCGAGGACGCGCCGATCGGCCTGATCCCGGTCGACAGCCTCTACTCGCCGGTCAAGAAGGTCTCCTACAAGGTCGAGAACACCCGCGAGGGCCAGGTCCTCGACTATGACAAGCTGACCATGACCATCGAGACCGACGGTTCGATCTCGGGCGAGGACGCGGTGGCTTTCGCCGCCCGCATTCTGCAGGACCAGCTCGGCCTGTTCGTCAACTTCGACGAGCCGCAGAAGGAAGTCGCGGCCGAAGCCGTCACCGAACTCGCCTTCAACCCGGCGCTGCTCAAGAAGGTCGACGAGCTGGAGCTCTCGGTGCGTTCGGCCAACTGCCTGAAGAACGACAACATCGTCTATATCGGCGACCTGATCCAGAAGACCGAAGCCGAGATGCTGCGCACCCCGAACTTCGGCCGCAAGTCGCTGAACGAGATCAAGGAAGTCTTGGCGGCGATGGGCCTGCACCTCGGCATGGAAGTGCCGGACTGGCCGCCGGAAAACATCGAAGACCTCGCCAAGCGTTACGAAGACCAATATTGA
- the rplQ gene encoding 50S ribosomal protein L17, protein MRHGFKGRRFARSVSHRKSMFANLAVSLIEHEQIVTTLPKAKDLRPIVEKLVTLGKRGDLHARRQVIAQIGNEGVVKRLFETIAPRYASRNGGYLRIMKAGFRHGDNAAMAVIEFVDRDTSAKGAGDRARIEAEGTEEEAAAA, encoded by the coding sequence ATGCGCCACGGTTTCAAAGGCCGTCGCTTCGCCCGCAGCGTAAGCCACCGCAAGTCTATGTTCGCCAACCTCGCCGTGTCTCTGATCGAGCACGAGCAGATCGTCACCACCCTGCCGAAGGCGAAGGACCTGCGTCCGATCGTCGAGAAGCTGGTGACGCTCGGCAAACGCGGAGATCTGCATGCGCGCCGTCAGGTGATCGCCCAGATCGGCAATGAGGGCGTCGTCAAGCGCCTGTTCGAGACGATCGCGCCGCGCTACGCCTCCCGCAACGGCGGCTACCTGCGCATCATGAAGGCGGGCTTCCGCCACGGCGACAATGCCGCCATGGCGGTGATCGAGTTTGTCGACCGCGACACCTCGGCCAAGGGCGCCGGCGACCGCGCCCGCATCGAAGCTGAAGGTACGGAAGAGGAAGCCGCGGCCGCCTGA
- a CDS encoding DegQ family serine endoprotease, with product MHVKRLSIVLISALLAFAPAARQALAEDATKPADPGLSDVLTDLLHGVEGENATSGPDKRVPFGREEVQLSFAPLVKQTAPAVVNVYASQTAKVTSPFEGDPFFEEFFGRAQPRAQSSLGSGVLVDPSGVIVTNYHVIKDADEVKVATADGREFASKVMLKDETLDLAVLKISADKPFPVIAIGDSDALEVGDLVLAIGNPFGVGQTTTSGIVSALARSHIGVSDSGYFIQTDAAINPGNSGGALINMGGQLVGINTAIYSRSGGSIGIGFAIPANMVRAFADAAKAGLDFFERPYIGAEFEAVTPQIAESLGMEKPTGALVSTVDATGPAGKAGLKPGDVVLSLNNTTVESIEALDYRMATLSIGSKASFAVLSKGQQATMEIPLERAPEGAKATEVTLHGRSPFAGAKVAELSPRLAQKLGLRTDLKGVTVVDINRDSPAADFGFQPGDIVREVNGTTIDTAATLAQIAQQDTRWWRFTVERGGQILRQVLRY from the coding sequence ATGCACGTCAAACGGCTGTCCATTGTTCTGATTTCGGCCTTGCTGGCGTTCGCACCGGCGGCCAGGCAGGCACTGGCCGAGGACGCCACCAAGCCCGCTGATCCGGGCTTGTCCGACGTGCTGACCGATCTGCTGCATGGCGTCGAAGGCGAAAATGCCACCTCCGGGCCGGACAAGCGCGTGCCGTTCGGTCGCGAGGAGGTGCAGCTCTCGTTCGCGCCGCTGGTCAAGCAGACGGCGCCGGCCGTGGTCAACGTCTATGCCTCGCAGACGGCCAAGGTGACGTCGCCTTTCGAGGGCGACCCGTTCTTCGAGGAGTTCTTCGGGCGCGCGCAGCCGCGCGCGCAGTCCTCGCTCGGCTCCGGCGTACTGGTCGACCCGAGCGGCGTCATCGTCACCAATTACCACGTCATCAAGGATGCCGACGAGGTGAAGGTGGCGACCGCTGACGGTCGCGAGTTCGCCAGCAAGGTCATGCTCAAGGACGAGACACTCGATCTCGCCGTGCTCAAGATCTCGGCCGACAAGCCTTTCCCGGTGATCGCCATCGGCGATTCCGACGCGCTGGAGGTCGGCGACCTGGTGCTGGCCATCGGCAATCCGTTCGGCGTCGGACAGACCACCACCAGCGGCATCGTTTCGGCACTTGCCCGCAGCCATATCGGCGTCTCGGATTCGGGCTACTTCATCCAGACTGACGCCGCCATCAATCCCGGCAATTCCGGCGGCGCGCTGATCAACATGGGCGGTCAGCTGGTCGGCATCAACACGGCTATCTACAGCCGCAGCGGCGGCTCGATCGGCATCGGTTTTGCCATCCCCGCCAACATGGTGCGGGCTTTCGCTGACGCCGCCAAAGCCGGGCTCGATTTCTTCGAGCGGCCCTATATCGGCGCCGAGTTCGAGGCGGTGACGCCGCAGATCGCCGAATCGCTCGGCATGGAAAAGCCGACCGGCGCGCTGGTCTCGACGGTCGACGCTACCGGGCCGGCGGGCAAGGCGGGGCTGAAGCCTGGCGACGTCGTGCTGTCGCTCAACAACACGACGGTCGAAAGCATCGAGGCTCTTGACTATCGCATGGCCACCTTGTCGATCGGCTCCAAGGCCAGCTTCGCTGTGCTGAGCAAGGGCCAGCAGGCGACGATGGAGATCCCGCTGGAGCGAGCGCCGGAAGGCGCCAAGGCCACTGAGGTGACGCTGCATGGCCGCAGCCCGTTCGCCGGCGCCAAGGTCGCGGAACTGTCGCCGAGGCTTGCCCAGAAGCTCGGCCTGCGCACCGACCTCAAGGGCGTCACCGTAGTAGATATCAATCGCGATTCGCCGGCGGCCGATTTCGGCTTTCAGCCGGGCGACATTGTGCGTGAGGTGAACGGCACGACCATCGACACGGCGGCGACGCTGGCGCAAATAGCCCAGCAGGACACGCGCTGGTGGCGCTTTACCGTCGAGCGCGGCGGGCAGATACTGCGCCAGGTGTTGCGTTATTGA
- a CDS encoding replication-associated recombination protein A, whose product MADLFSVDEPEKAPPGRPLADRLRPKNLGEVVGQEHLTGPDGALTRLIDSGSLGSMIFWGPPGTGKTTVARLLAGETKLAFEQISAVFSGVADLKKVFEAAKLRRANGRQTLLFVDEIHRFNRAQQDGFLPVMEDGTVVLVGATTENPSFELNAALLSRARVLVFRSLGEDSIAKLLARAEDAEGRALPLDDEARAMLVRMSDGDGRASLTLAEEVWRAAKSGEVFGPEGLQRIIQRRAPIYDKGQDGHYNLISALHKSVRGSDPDAALYYLARMFDAGEDPLYLGRRLVRMAVEDIGLADPQALVIANAAKDAYDYLGSPEGELAFAEAAVYLATAPKSNAVYTAFKAATQAAKEYGSLLPPKHILNAPTKLMKEEDYGAGYRYDHDEPDAFSGQDYFPEKMGRRTFYDPPERGFERDIRKRLDYWAKLRGERER is encoded by the coding sequence ATGGCCGATCTGTTCAGCGTCGATGAACCGGAAAAGGCGCCGCCCGGCCGGCCGCTGGCCGACCGGCTGCGCCCGAAAAACCTCGGCGAGGTGGTCGGCCAGGAGCATCTGACCGGTCCCGATGGCGCGCTGACCAGGCTGATCGATTCCGGCTCTCTCGGCTCGATGATCTTCTGGGGGCCGCCCGGCACCGGCAAGACCACGGTTGCGCGGTTGCTTGCCGGCGAGACCAAGCTCGCCTTCGAGCAGATATCGGCGGTGTTTTCGGGCGTGGCCGACCTGAAGAAGGTGTTCGAGGCGGCCAAGCTGCGCCGCGCCAACGGCCGCCAGACCCTGCTCTTCGTCGATGAGATCCATCGCTTCAACCGTGCCCAGCAGGACGGCTTTTTGCCGGTGATGGAAGACGGCACCGTCGTGCTGGTCGGCGCCACCACGGAAAACCCATCCTTCGAGCTGAACGCGGCGTTGCTGTCGCGGGCGCGTGTGCTGGTGTTCCGTTCACTCGGCGAGGACAGCATCGCCAAGCTTCTGGCACGCGCCGAGGATGCCGAGGGCAGGGCGCTGCCACTCGACGACGAGGCGCGCGCCATGCTCGTCCGCATGAGCGACGGCGACGGCCGCGCCTCGCTGACGCTCGCCGAAGAAGTGTGGCGCGCCGCCAAGTCCGGCGAGGTGTTCGGCCCGGAGGGTCTGCAGCGCATCATCCAGCGCCGCGCGCCGATCTACGACAAGGGCCAGGACGGTCACTACAATCTGATCTCGGCGCTGCACAAATCGGTGCGCGGCTCCGACCCGGACGCCGCCCTCTACTATCTCGCCCGCATGTTCGACGCAGGCGAGGATCCGCTCTATCTTGGCCGTCGGCTGGTGCGCATGGCGGTGGAGGATATCGGGCTGGCCGACCCGCAGGCGCTGGTCATCGCCAATGCCGCGAAGGACGCCTATGACTATCTTGGTTCGCCCGAGGGCGAGCTCGCCTTCGCCGAGGCCGCCGTCTATCTCGCCACCGCGCCGAAATCCAACGCCGTCTACACCGCCTTCAAGGCGGCGACGCAAGCGGCCAAGGAGTACGGCTCGCTGCTGCCGCCCAAGCACATCCTCAACGCGCCGACCAAGCTGATGAAGGAAGAGGACTACGGCGCCGGCTATCGCTACGACCACGACGAGCCCGACGCCTTTTCCGGCCAGGACTATTTCCCGGAAAAGATGGGCCGGCGCACCTTCTACGATCCGCCTGAGCGCGGCTTCGAGCGCGATATCAGGAAACGGCTGGACTATTGGGCCAAGCTGCGCGGCGAGCGGGAAAGGTAA
- a CDS encoding HIT family protein produces the protein MADYDSGNIFAKILRGEIPSHRVYEDDAVIAFMDVMPQGAGHTLVVPKAPSRNLLDADAATLGPLFTIVQKLARAVKKAFGADGVTILQFNEPASGQTVYHLHVHVIPRFEGIPLKPHSGQMEQPEVLAENASKIRAALAD, from the coding sequence ATGGCTGACTACGATTCCGGCAACATCTTCGCGAAGATCCTGCGCGGCGAAATCCCCTCGCACCGTGTCTATGAAGACGATGCGGTCATCGCCTTCATGGATGTGATGCCGCAAGGAGCGGGCCACACCCTGGTGGTGCCGAAGGCGCCGTCGCGCAATCTGCTCGACGCTGACGCGGCCACGCTCGGGCCGCTCTTCACGATCGTTCAGAAGTTGGCGCGGGCGGTCAAGAAGGCTTTCGGCGCCGATGGCGTCACCATCCTGCAGTTCAACGAACCGGCTTCGGGCCAGACCGTCTACCACCTCCATGTCCATGTCATTCCGCGCTTCGAGGGCATCCCCTTGAAGCCGCACAGCGGACAGATGGAACAGCCCGAGGTGCTGGCGGAAAATGCGAGCAAGATCCGGGCGGCGCTTGCTGACTGA
- a CDS encoding GNAT family N-acetyltransferase → MDQGDDDDGQMANAEFSIRVASGIGAFTCDEWNGFAGTTRGDKENGYNPLVSFAFLSALEESGCAVRRTGWQGHHLRLETAQGKLLGAVPCYLKSHSQGEYVFDHGWSDAFERAGGRYYPKLQSAVPFTPVTGPRLLVSKGEDDSAVKAGLAAGLKMVTDKLGVSSAHVTFASESDVVTLEAAGFLHRTDQQFHFFNEGFSSYDDFLATLASRKRKAMKKERREALADGISIDWLTGKDLTERVWDDFFAFYMDTGGRKWGRPYLNRQFFSLIGERMADDILLVMARRNGRYIAGAINFIGSDALYGRNWGCIENHPFLHFEICYHQAIDFAIERKLKVVEAGAQGEHKLARGYRPVTMHSAHYIAHPGLRNAVADYLRRERREVERMGEYLEDHTPFRKDLAE, encoded by the coding sequence ATGGATCAGGGTGATGACGATGATGGACAGATGGCGAATGCGGAGTTTTCGATCCGCGTCGCCTCCGGTATCGGCGCCTTCACCTGCGATGAGTGGAACGGCTTTGCCGGGACCACGCGCGGTGACAAGGAAAACGGCTACAACCCTCTCGTTTCATTCGCTTTTCTGAGCGCGCTTGAAGAGTCCGGCTGCGCTGTGCGCCGCACCGGCTGGCAGGGCCACCACCTGCGATTGGAGACGGCGCAGGGCAAGCTGCTGGGCGCCGTGCCCTGCTATCTCAAATCGCACAGCCAAGGCGAATATGTTTTCGACCACGGCTGGTCGGATGCGTTCGAACGCGCCGGTGGCCGCTACTATCCGAAGCTGCAAAGTGCCGTGCCGTTCACTCCCGTCACCGGCCCTCGCCTGCTGGTCAGCAAGGGCGAGGATGACAGCGCGGTGAAGGCCGGCCTCGCGGCTGGCCTGAAGATGGTGACCGACAAGCTCGGCGTGTCCTCCGCTCACGTCACCTTCGCCTCGGAAAGCGATGTCGTCACGCTGGAGGCGGCCGGCTTCCTGCACCGCACCGACCAGCAGTTCCATTTCTTCAATGAAGGCTTTTCGAGCTATGACGACTTCCTGGCCACGCTTGCTTCCCGCAAGCGCAAGGCGATGAAGAAGGAGCGGCGCGAGGCACTGGCCGACGGCATCTCGATCGACTGGCTGACCGGCAAGGACCTGACCGAAAGGGTCTGGGACGACTTCTTTGCCTTCTACATGGACACCGGCGGCAGGAAATGGGGCCGTCCCTATCTGAACCGCCAGTTCTTCTCGCTGATCGGCGAGCGCATGGCCGACGACATCCTGCTGGTGATGGCCAGGCGCAACGGCCGCTACATCGCCGGCGCCATCAACTTCATCGGCTCCGATGCGCTCTACGGGCGCAACTGGGGCTGCATCGAGAACCATCCCTTCCTGCATTTCGAGATCTGCTATCACCAGGCGATCGACTTCGCCATCGAACGCAAGCTGAAGGTCGTGGAAGCCGGCGCGCAGGGCGAGCACAAGCTGGCGCGCGGCTACCGCCCGGTGACCATGCACTCGGCGCACTACATCGCGCATCCCGGCCTGCGCAACGCGGTGGCCGATTATCTGCGCCGCGAGCGCCGTGAGGTCGAGCGGATGGGCGAATATCTCGAGGACCACACGCCATTCCGCAAGGATCTGGCCGAATAG
- a CDS encoding glycerophosphodiester phosphodiesterase, with translation MTDLSWLTARPVAHRGFHDMNKARWENTLSAFAAAAERGYAIECDVHLSSDRVPVIIHDGDLKRLTGEDGFVWQRTAAELSALKVGGTADHVPTLQQALDLIDGRVPLVVELKGTPGYDQGLVASVGKMLNRYKGKAAIMSFDHWLIRDFPKDAPGIPGGLTAYGKDNQLIEAHFAMLAHDIAFTSYAAGDLPNPFVSFVRQRLKMPVITWTVHDQPAVDLTFKYADQMTFEGFEPDLVKVA, from the coding sequence ATGACCGACCTTTCCTGGCTGACCGCACGCCCTGTCGCGCATCGCGGCTTCCACGACATGAACAAGGCGCGCTGGGAGAACACGCTGTCGGCCTTCGCGGCCGCCGCCGAGCGCGGCTACGCGATCGAATGCGACGTGCATCTCTCCTCGGACCGCGTTCCCGTCATCATCCATGATGGCGACCTCAAGCGGCTGACCGGTGAGGACGGCTTCGTCTGGCAGCGCACGGCGGCGGAGCTCTCGGCGCTCAAGGTCGGCGGCACGGCCGATCATGTGCCGACGCTGCAGCAGGCGCTCGACCTGATCGACGGCCGCGTGCCGCTGGTGGTCGAACTGAAGGGCACGCCGGGCTACGACCAGGGCCTTGTGGCGAGCGTCGGCAAGATGCTCAATCGCTACAAGGGCAAGGCGGCGATCATGTCGTTCGACCATTGGCTGATCCGCGATTTTCCGAAGGACGCGCCCGGCATTCCTGGCGGGCTGACCGCCTACGGCAAGGACAACCAGTTGATCGAGGCGCATTTCGCCATGCTGGCGCATGACATCGCCTTCACCTCCTATGCCGCCGGCGACCTGCCCAACCCCTTCGTCAGCTTCGTGCGCCAGCGGCTGAAAATGCCGGTCATCACCTGGACCGTGCATGACCAGCCGGCGGTCGACCTCACCTTCAAATATGCCGACCAGATGACCTTCGAAGGTTTCGAACCCGACCTCGTAAAGGTGGCGTGA
- a CDS encoding RidA family protein has protein sequence MGETIEKRLSDLGVTIPAAAAPAANYVPYCRTGNLLFTAGQLPLKDGKLQASGLLGRDVDTATGKEAAKYCAINILAQAKAALGDLGKVRRLVKITVFVASAPDFVEQHLVANGASDFLVAVLGESGKHARSAVGTASLPLNAAVEIEAIFEVE, from the coding sequence ATGGGTGAAACAATCGAAAAGCGGCTAAGCGATCTCGGCGTCACAATTCCGGCTGCCGCCGCGCCGGCCGCCAACTATGTGCCCTATTGCCGGACCGGCAATCTGCTGTTCACGGCGGGGCAGTTGCCGCTCAAGGACGGCAAGCTGCAGGCGAGCGGCCTACTCGGCCGCGACGTCGATACGGCGACTGGCAAGGAAGCCGCAAAATACTGCGCCATCAACATTCTGGCGCAGGCCAAGGCAGCGCTCGGCGATCTCGGGAAGGTCCGGCGCCTGGTCAAGATCACCGTCTTCGTCGCCTCGGCGCCCGACTTTGTCGAGCAGCATCTGGTCGCCAACGGCGCTTCCGATTTCCTGGTCGCGGTGCTGGGCGAAAGCGGCAAGCACGCCCGCTCCGCCGTCGGCACCGCCTCGCTGCCGCTTAACGCGGCGGTGGAGATCGAAGCGATCTTCGAAGTCGAATGA